One region of Populus trichocarpa isolate Nisqually-1 chromosome 4, P.trichocarpa_v4.1, whole genome shotgun sequence genomic DNA includes:
- the LOC18097346 gene encoding stigma-specific STIG1-like protein 1 isoform X2 — MKYLKIFFLLAMLMSLAIILSATTPEEESFLDFDNEDEENSDLPQLENQETTSSLRGANRFLAQTRAVMTCDKYPRACRAKGSPGPDCCKKKCVNVMTDKLNCGMCGKKCKYPEICCKGQCVNPMSNKKNCGGCSNKCKKGSKCQYGMCSYA; from the exons ATGAAGTATCTTAAGATATTCTTTTTGCTAGCTATGCTCATGTCTTTAGCCATTATTCTTTCTGCTACAACGCCTGAGGAAGAATCATTCCTTGACTTTGATAACGAAGATGAGGAAAATTCTGATCTTCCACAGCTTGAGAACCAAGAAACAACTTCATCTTTACGAGGGGCAAACCGCTTTCTGGCCCAGACCCGGGCTGTCATGACATGTGACAAGTACCCTAGAGCTTGTCGTGCTAAGGGCAGCCCCGGACCAGATTGTTGCAAGAAGAAGTGTGTGAATGTGATGACAGACAAGCTCAACTGTGGCATGTGTGGTAAGAAGTGCAAGTATCCGGAGATTTGCTGCAAAG GGCAGTGTGTGAACCCGATGTCTAACAAGAAAAACTGTGGGGGCTGCAGCAACAAGTGCAAGAAAGGGAGTAA ATGTCAGTATGGAATGTGCAGCTATGCATAG
- the LOC18097346 gene encoding stigma-specific STIG1-like protein 1 isoform X1, producing MKLLDIFFVLAIIMALAVSLTATPSEEDQSSLDFSENEDEENFDLPWLESQETTSSLRGANRFLAQKIRAVMTCDKYPRACRAKGSPGPDCCKKKCVNVMTDRLNCGMCGKKCKYPEICCKGQCVNPMSNKKNCGGCSNKCKKGSKCQYGMCSYA from the exons ATGAAGcttcttgatatattttttgtccTAGCAATTATCATGGCTTTAGCCGTTTCTCTTACTGCTACACCATCTGAGGAAGATCAATCGTCTCTTGACTTCAGTGAAAATGAAGATGAGGAAAACTTTGATCTTCCTTGGCTTGAGAGCCAAGAAACAACTTCATCTCTGCGAGGGGCAAACCGGTTTCTAGCTCAGAAAATTCGGGCTGTCATGACGTGTGACAAGTACCCGAGAGCTTGTCGTGCTAAGGGCAGTCCCGGGCCGGATTGCTGCAAGAAGAAGTGTGTGAATGTGATGACAGACAGGCTCAACTGTGGAATGTGTGGTAAGAAGTGCAAGTATCCTGAGATTTGCTGCAAAGGGCAGTGTGTGAACCCGATGTCTAACAAGAAAAACTGTGGGGGCTGCAGCAACAAGTGCAAGAAAGGGAGTAA ATGTCAGTATGGAATGTGCAGCTATGCATAG
- the LOC18097348 gene encoding probable pectate lyase 16, translating into MASLAHVLLLSCLATFCASTLQGDSLNYKPKALSSYLPRNYKKVLNTIDSCWRTESDWATNRRALADCAVGFGQAAIGGKCGKTYVVTTPDDDPTNPKPGTLRYGAIRTEPLWIIFARDMVITLENELMINSYKTIDGRGANVEITGGPCLKIEYVSHVIIHGISIHDCKPGKRGLVRSSPTHVGERRGADGDAIAISASSNIWIDHCYLARCMDGLIDVIHATTAVTISNNYFTEHDKVMLLGHNDKYTEDQVMKVTVVFNHFGPKLNQRMPRVRFGYAHVANNRYDKWQMYAIGGSAGSTIFSEGNYFIAPDISYAKEVTKREVYGGWKNWKWRSSKDVFMNDAYFVQSGYGRCAPRYSKAQSFTVSPGAMAPALTSDAGPLSCVVGEAC; encoded by the exons ATGGCCTCGCTAGCTCACGTCCTGTTGCTTTCATGTCTTGCTACATTCTGTGCTTCAACCTTGCAGGGTGATTCACTTAACTACAAGCCTAAAGCCTTATCAAGCTATCTTCCAAGAAATTATAAGAAAGTCCTGAATACCATAGACTCATGTTGGCGGACGGAGTCCGATTGGGCTACCAATCGTCGTGCTTTGGCCGATTGTGCTGTGGGATTTGGCCAGGCTGCAATCGGAGGGAAATGTGGGAAAACATACGTTGTCACTACTCCGGATGATGATCCGACAAATCCGAAACCAGGCACGCTTCGGTATGGTGCTATCCGGACTGAGCCTCTTTGGATCATTTTTGCCAGAGACATGGTTATTACACTCGAAAATGAGCTTATGATAAATAGTTACAAGACTATAGATGGGAGAGGTGCTAACGTCGAGATTACAGGCGGGCCGTGCCTAAAAATTGAATATGTTAGCCATGTTATCATACATGGGATTAGCATTCATGACTGTAAGCCAGGTAAAAGGGGGCTTGTTAGGAGTAGTCCGACGCACGTTGGTGAACGCCGAGGTGCTGACGGAGATGCCATTGCCATTTCTGCATCGTCTAATATTTGGATTGACCATTGCTATCTCGCTCGCTGCATGGATGGCCTAATTGATGTGATTCATGCTACCACTGCTGTCACTATCTCTAACAACTATTTCACCGAGCATGATAAG GTGATGCTGCTAGGACACAACGATAAATACACTGAGGATCAAGTTATGAAAGTAACAGTCGTCTTCAATCATTTTGGCCCTAAACTCAATCAAAGAATGCCAAG AGTAAGGTTTGGTTATGCCCACGTTGCCAACAACAGATATGATAAATGGCAAATGTATGCCATTGGCGGCAGTGCTGGTTCAACCATATTCAGTGAAGGGAACTACTTCATTGCTCCTGACATTTCCTATGCCAAAGAG GTTACCAAGAGAGAGGTTTATGGTGGTTGGAAGAATTGGAAGTGGAGGTCCTCCAAGGATGTATTTATGAACGATGCTTATTTTGTCCAATCTGGATATGGAAGGTGTGCACCACGTTATTCCAAAGCTCAGTCCTTCACAGTTTCTCCAGGAGCTATGGCTCCTGCTTTGACATCTGATGCAGGCCCTTTAAGCTGTGTTGTTGGTGAAGCATGTTGA
- the LOC18097349 gene encoding uncharacterized protein LOC18097349 translates to MAYNPSSCSCFHHSFCLLFIIFSFPYFFLTKAQAAGHCRTSCGTIPISYPFGIDDGCGSPYYRHILVCSDSGFLELRTPSGRYQVRSISYSDPHMIVTDPFMWSCQDGHHFRATRPFSLDTSTHLTLSSQNDYLFFNCSEERVIVQPKPIFCERFPDRCDSTCDSASYLCRHLPGCATALGGSSCCSYLPKATESLRLMLKYCASYASIYWRTGVNAPDDQVPEYGIRVDFDIPVTTDCLQCQDMKKGGGSCGFDTQSQSFLCLCNQRSNVTTYCNDHSSTTSHSKAGVIAGTVTGVSAAGAIGIGAGLWYWKKVRATAPVTCGVQSNENRLF, encoded by the exons ATGGCTTATAACCCttcttcatgttcttgttttcatcattctttttgTCTCCTATTCATTATATTCAGTTTTCCATACTTCTTCCTCACAAAAGCTCAAGCTGCAGGCCATTGCAGAACCTCATGTGGAACTATTCCGATAAGCTACCCTTTTGGCATTGATGATGGCTGTGGCAGTCCATATTACAGGCACATACTTGTGTGCTCCGATTCGGGCTTTCTTGAGCTTCGAACGCCTTCCGGGAGATACCAAGTTCGTAGCATAAGCTACTCAGATCCTCACATGATAGTCACTGATCCATTCATGTGGAGTTGTCAAGATGGTCATCACTTTCGTGCAACTAGGCCATTTAGCCTTGACACAAGCACACATTTAACACTCTCCTCTCAAAATGACTATCTCTTCTTCAATTGTAGCGAAGAGAGGGTGATTGTTCAGCCAAAGCCTATCTTCTGTGAGAGGTTTCCTGATCGGTGCGACTCAACATGTGATAGTGCTAGTTATCTTTGCAGGCACTTGCCAGGATGTGCTACTGCATTGGGTGGTAGTTCTTGCTGCTCTTACTTACCGAAAGCGACTGAATCGTTGAGGCTGATGTTGAAGTATTGTGCTAGTTATGCTAGTATTTATTGGAGGACTGGTGTAAATGCTCCTGATGATCAAGTACCTGAGTATGGTATTAGAGTTGATTTTGATATTCCAGTGACTACAGATTGCCTTCAATGTCAAGACATGAAGAAAGGAGGTGGATCGTGTGGATTTGACACCCAATCACAGAGTTTCTTATGTCTATGCAATCAGAGATCAAATGTCACAACTTATTGCAATG ATCACAGCAGTACTACTAGCCATAGCAAGGCAGGAGTCATTGCAG GGACTGTAACTGGAGTTTCAGCAGCTGGGGCCATAGGTATTGGTGCTGGTCTATGGTATTGGAAGAAAGTGAGAGCCACAGCACCAGTAACATGTGGGGTTCAAAGCAATGAGAATAGgctcttttaa